One genomic segment of Pseudomonas chlororaphis subsp. aurantiaca includes these proteins:
- a CDS encoding phage tail protein, whose product MAIETFIWPTQNGDAPEITYRVRTSQFGDGYKQEAGDGPNNKVDSYPITFSGTKARVLEIMAFLDRHAGAKAFLWTTPLGQPGLFTCKNPVPTPVGGGVFKLTATFDRAFHP is encoded by the coding sequence ATGGCTATCGAAACATTCATTTGGCCAACCCAGAACGGGGATGCACCCGAGATCACTTATCGGGTGCGCACCTCTCAATTCGGTGACGGCTACAAGCAGGAGGCCGGCGACGGTCCCAACAACAAAGTGGACTCCTACCCAATCACCTTCAGCGGCACGAAGGCCAGGGTGTTGGAGATCATGGCTTTCCTCGATCGGCACGCTGGAGCGAAGGCTTTCCTTTGGACAACGCCACTTGGCCAGCCTGGCCTTTTCACCTGCAAAAACCCTGTTCCCACCCCGGTGGGCGGGGGCGTTTTCAAACTCACGGCCACCTTTGACCGTGCCTTTCATCCATAA